DNA from Orbaceae bacterium lpD01:
ATGCACCTCATCAGGCAAACCGGTTATCGACGTTAAGCAGTTACGCAAACCCGCACTCATTACCTCAATTAGTACCAATATTGCGCAGGCACATGAAATAGATCCGGCCCTCTTATCAACACTCGATGTGTATTGCGACGATAAAAAAACTACCCCACACAGTGCCGGAGAAATGGTCTTAGCTGCGCAGCAGCATCAATGGTCAGCGGATAAGATTGTCGGGGATTTAGCGGATTTATGTTGTCATCAATGTCCTGAGCCAAGCTATCAAAAATCGGTTTTCTTCCGTTCGATTGGTTTAGGGATTGAAGATATCGCGATTGCTTATGCTATCTATCAGCAAATATAAACTCAATAACTAGGTTAAGATCGCTCTAATTAAGCAATAAAATAGCGAGATAAAAAATGGCCTTAAGCCATTTATTTTTGGGCATAAAGAACAAGAGAATAAGATTATGAAAATTGATGTATTTGGTGTTGAACGTTGGATGGATATCTATGAGAACCACTGTCAGTACAACTTGGCAGAAACCTGTGTCGAATCCTTAACCATCACACAATTAATGGCCTTAACCAACAAAACCGAGCAGCAGCTCTTAGCCGATTTAATGCCACTAAAACTCACTTACGGCGCGATTACTGGTTCGGTGCGCTTAAGAACCAATGTCGCTAAATTATATGAGAAACAAGATAAAGACAATGTGCTCATTACACATGGTGCGATTGGTGCTAATGCACTGATCTATGAAACACTGGTTGAACCGGGCGATCATGTTATCGCCGTGCTACCGACTTATCAACAGCATCAGTCGATACCCAAAAGCTATGGCGCCAAAGTTGATTTGTTGAGACTTCGTCCAGAGAATCAATTTTTACCTGATCTCAACGAGCTCAAACAACTGATCACACCAAAAACGAAATTGATCGCACTAAACAATCCCAATAATCCCTCCGGATCATTGATGGATAAAGCCTTTCTCAACCAAATTATTGAGATTGCCAAAAGTATTGACGCCTACATTTTATGCGATGAAGTCTATCGTGGCTTAGATGAAGAAGGTAATGGTTTTACCGCTTCAATCGTTGACTTATATGAAAAAGGTATCAGCACGGGTAGTATGTCAAAAGCCTACTCACTAGCGGGACTACGCTTAGGTTGGATTGTCTCTAATATTCCCTCACTGATCGAGGCCGTGATTACCCATCGTGACTATAATACGATTAGTGTCGGTATGCTCGATGACTATTTTGCCGCCTTAGCACTGGAAGCCATCGATAAGCTGCTCGAACGTAATCACCACATTACCCGTAGTAATCGCCAAATCTTAGATGAATGGGTTAACAATGAACCGGCGATCTCTTATGTTAAACCCAAATCCGGCACAACAGCTTTACTAAAATACGCCTTCGATATGCCATCATGGGATTTTTGTGTCCAGCTATTAGAACAAACCGGCGTCATGTTATGCCCGGGCAGTGTACTTGAGATGGAAGGATTTGTTCGTATCGGTTATGCTAATAATCCACAAGTTCTCAAACAGGGTTTGCGTAAAATGTCTGAATTTTTAAGAACATTAAGTGAGAAGCAGCTTTAATACGCTCACATGATTGAATAAAAGAGGTTAAGTTTGGAAAATCGACAAAACAATATCGTGTTGACGGCAACCGATATCCATAAAAAATTTGGTGACCAGGAAGTCCTTAAAGGTATCAACATGGTTGCCCATAGTCATGATGTCGTCAGTATTATTGGTTCGAGTGGTTCGGGTAAAAGTACCTTTTTACGTTGTTTGAATTTATTAGAAACTCCAGATCAAGGCCGCCTTAAAATCTATGATCAAGAGGTGGTGTTTAATGGCCAGAAATCGGTTCAGCATAGTAAACAGCTAATTGATATTCGCAAACAAGTCAGCATGGTGTTTCAAAGTTTTAACCTTTGGAATCATATGTCCATTTTAGATAATGTGATAATTGCACCAATGAAGGTATTGGGTATCTCGAAAAAAGAAGCGATTGACCGCGCTGAGTTATATCTCAATAAAGTCGGCATCTATCACAAGCGCGATGCTTATCCTGCCATGTTATCTGGCGGCCAACAGCAGCGCTGCGCGATTGCCAGAGCGCTGGCGATGGAGCCACAGATATTACTCTTTGATGAACCCACCTCGGCACTGGATCCAGAGCTGGTTGGTGAAGTATTAAAAATTATTCAGTTACTGGCTGAAGAGGGACGCACAATGGTGCTTGTCACGCATGAAATCGCCTTTGCGCGTGAAATATCTAGTCAGGTGATGTTTATCCACCAAGGGCTCGTGGAAGAACGCGGCACCTCAGAACAGGTCTTTGGCAATCCACAATCAGCGCGTTGCCAACAATTTTTACACAGCGTTTTATAACTTATAATTATTAAAAGGGAAATGGATGAAAAAGTTATTTTATTGTTACTGCGCAGTGCTCATTTCAACATTATCATTTAATGTTCTGGCGGTGAATAAACCCTTACGTATCGGCACGGAGTGTACCTATCAACCCTTTACTTATCGTGATGCGCAAGGCAATATACAAGGCTTTGATGTCGATATCGCCAAAGAAGTGGCCAACCGGATTGGTCGTACGCCGGAATTTATCTGTAACCCATTCGCCAGTTCGATTCCCGCATTACAAGCGAGAAAATTTGATGTGTTATTTACCGCATTATCAGTCACTGATGAGCGCTTAAAAACCGTTAATTTTAGTGTACCTTATCGCTCCTCCACCGCCCGTTTTGTTGGCCCGACATCACTAAAAATTGCGCTATTTGATAAAGAGGGTCAACCCAATCCTACTGCCTTAAAAGGGAAAGTGGTCGGTTTACAGCGCTCTTCAACCTATGATCGCTATGTAAAAGAGAATTTCCCTGGTGTTGAAGTGCGTCGTTACGATACCGTGAATAATATGATTTTAGATCTCAAAGCCGAGCGGGTTGATCTTGTCATTGGTGGGCCGGTTAATTTATGGTCGACGCTATTAGAAAATGATAAAGATAAAGCGTATCAATTTATGGGACCTGAGATCGATAAACCTGAGTATTTCGGCATTGGTATTGCCGCTGCAATGCGTAAAAATGATACCGAGCTCCTCGATCAGGTTAATACAGCTTTAAATTCGATGTATCAAGATGGCACCTTTAAAGCCATTAATCAAAAATATTGGTCATTCACCGTATTACCCTCAGTTTGGCAATAATTATTTAGCCCTTATTGCCAGTCAGCCTTAAGGGATTAAACTCGATTTGCGGAGTATCACATGTCATTATTTTTGGGATGGGAAAGCCAGCTTGCTAAAGGTGTTGTCATGACACTGACAGCTGCCCTTATTTCACTATTTTTTGGGTTATTTATTGGTGTTGGCGTGGCCAGTGCCAAACAATCAAAATCTACCCTGCTTAAATTTATAGGTAACAGTTACACCACCATTATTCGTGGTACACCAGAACTGCTGATTATCTTTTTTATCTATTTCGGTAGTACACAGCTGATCAGTTTACTGGCCAGCGAAAATGACTATATCGAAATTCCAACGCTCGTGACCTGTGTATTTGCCCTCAGTATTATTTTTGGTGGTTATGCGGCAGAATCGATTCGTGGTGCAATGCTGGCTTTACCGAAAGGGCAAATTGAAGCGGCGTACGCCTTTGGTTTTTCACGGCTAAACTGTTTCTTATTTATCAAATTACCCCTTATTTGGCGATATGCATTGCCGGCACTGGGTAATAACTGGCTCTCACTCATCAAATCGACCTCATTAATTTCCCTGGTCGGATTAGAAGAGCTGATGCGCGTCAGCTATATTGCCGCCAGCGATACTGGCCACTATTTCCGATTTTATATTATTGCAGCAGCCACTTATTTGATTTTAACGCTCATTAATGTGTTGATTCTGGAACATTTAGAACGCCGTACGCGTCGTAGTGAAAAGGTGGCTTTATAATGGATTTTCAACTTATTTTAGACAGTTTTCCCGATTTACTTAAAGGGCTGGTCGTCACCTTAGAGTTACTACTTTGCTCACTAATTATCGGACTGATGATTGCGATCCCCGTGGCGATTGCCTGGGTCGAAGGTAATAAACCGGTTAGATTTTTTGCCCATTTTTATGTGACTTTTTTTCGAGGAACACCATTACTGGTGCAAATATTTCTGATCTATTACGGACTCGGGCAATTAGAGAGTATTCGTGAAAGTTTTTTATGGCCGCTCTTTAAAGAGCCGTTTTTTTGCGCAGTATTAGCTTTAAGTTTAAATACTTCATCTTATACGGCGAATATTATCCGGGGTGCGATAAAAGCGGTACCTCACGGCGAGATTGAGGCCGGTTATGCTTTTGGTATGACAAAGTTCCAGCGTTATCAAACGATTATCTTGCCACAGGCTTTTAAGTTAGTGCTGCCGGCTTATAGTAATGAGATCATTATTATTCTCAAAGCCACCTCACTGGCCAGTACGATTACCATTATGGATCTTACTGGTGTCGCCAGTGATATTGTTTCCAATACCTATCGTCCCTACGAGATATTTATTTCTGCCGCTATTCTCTATATCGCGATGACGTTTATTTTAACGCGCCTGTTTCGCATTCTAGAAATAAAAATGAACAAACAAATAATTGAATGGTAATTTCAGACATCATCATGAGGTGTAAATTGAGCTCACTTTTTTTATCCAATGATCAGAAAAATCAGCTGCTGGCTTTTGCCAATCAGCTAGCCGATCACAGCCGTAAAATCATTCTGGACGCACTCGCCAATCCGATTAATTTTGAAACAAAAACTGACCTAAGCCCGGTCACGATTATCGATCAAAATGTTGAATATGCCCTGCGTGAACTGATCCATGCCCATTATCCTGAACACGGCATTTTAGGTGAGGAGTATGCCAGTGAAAAACTCGATGCTGATTATGTATGGGTTATCGATCCTATCGATGGCACAAAAGCCTTTATCACCGGTATGCCAATCTACGGCACTTTAATTTCACTGACCTATCAAGGCACCCCTTTCTTAGGAATTATTGATCATCCGGTGACCAATGAACGTTGGGTTGGTTTTGAAGGTCAGCAAACCACCTATAACGGTAAACCGATTCAGGTGCGTCAATGCTTAGCACTGGCGCAAGCGATTGTGTCGATCGGTAATCCAGAGTCTCTGAGTGAAGGGGAATCAGCTGCTTTTAAACAACTGCGCAAAGAGACCAAATGGGGAATTTATGGCGGTAACTGTTATATCTATGGTCGCTTAGCGATGGGACAAGCAGATATTAGTGTTGATAGTGGTCTTGATCCCTTTGATTACTGCGCATTAGATGTGGTTGTCCGCAACGCCGGTGGGTTTATGAGTGACTGGGAGGGTCAGCGCCTGACGATTCATTCTGGCCATCGTGTGGTTGCTTGTGGTGATAAAGCCATACATGCCCAAGCCGTCAAAATACTGACTAATGCTTAATCAGAAAAAATAAAAAAGCAGTGATAATTCACTGCTTTTTTTATCTTTTTATGTCGAAACTAATGCCGTATTATGCGTGGCACTTTTGCTTAAGCATCGCAATGATTTCATCAATATTAATCAAGGTTTTTTCGCTATCGCTACGGTATTTATATTCCACCATATTATTATCTAAGTTACGATCACCAATGACAATTGTATGTGGAATACCAATCAATTCCGCGTCAGCAAACATCACGCCTGGACGCTCTTTACGATCATCAAATAAGACATCAATCCCGGCAGCTTGCAGTGCGGCATAAATTTTTTCAGCCGTATCTTGCACGCGATAAGATTTATGCATATTCATCGGTACAATCACCACGCTAAACGGCGCAATCGCTTCTGGCCAGATAATGCCGTACTCATCGTAATTCTGCTCAATTGACGCAGCGACAATACGACTCACACCAATACCGTAACAGCCCATCTGCATCACGTGATTTTGACCATCTTCACCTTGTACGGTCGCTTTCATCGCTTCTGAGTATTTAGAACCTAGCTGGAAGATATGGCCAACTTCAATACCGCGTTTAATCTGTAAAGTACCTTTTCCGTCTGGACTGATATCACCTTCAACGACATTACGAATGTCCGCAATCGCCGGTAATGCTACGTCACGTTCCCAGTTAATATTAAAATAGTGCTTACCGTCGATATTGGCGCCAGCGCCAAAATCACTCATCACAGAGACGGCGCGATCAATCACAAGTGGTAATGATAAATTAACCGGACCTAATGAACCCGGACCCGCACCAATTGCAGCCCGGATATCCTCTTCTGAAGCAAACTCAAATGGCGAAGCAACGATATCAATTTTTTCCGCTTTCACTTCATTCAACGTGTGATCACCACGAATTAACAGCGCAACCAGTTTATGACCACTCCCTTCCGCCGCTTTCACTATCAGTGTTTTAACGGTTTTTTCAATCGGTAGCTGAAACTGCTCAACCAGTTCATGAATTGTTTTGGCTTGTGGTGTATCGATTAAAACCATCTCTTTAGTAGCTGCAGGGCGAATCATCGATGGCATTACGGCTTCAGCTAATTCGATATTAGCCGCATAATCGGTATCTGTTGAAAAAACGATATCATCTTCACCACTTTCTGCTAAAACCTGAAATTCGTGTGAAGAGCTGCCGCCAATCGATCCGGTATCCGCTTGCACCGCACGGAAATTTAAACCAATACGCGTGAAGATATTACTGTAAGCTTGAAACATATCATCATAGGTTTTTTGCAGTGATTCACGTGTTGAATGGAAAGAGTAGGCATCTTTCATAATGAATTCACGCGCGCGCATCACACCGAAACGCGGTCTGACTTCATCACGGAATTTGGTTTGAATTTGATATAAATTAAGCGGTAGCTGCTTATATGAGCTCACTTCATTACGCACTAAATCAGTTATCACTTCCTCGTGCGTCGGTCCTAAAACAAAAGCGCGATCGCCACGATCTTTAATCCGCAGTAATTCTGGGCCATACTGTTCCCAACGACCACTTTCCAGCCAGATATCAGCAGGTTGAACAACCGGCATCAATACTTCTAAAGCACCGGCTTTATTCATCTCATCGCGCACAATATGTTCGACTTTTTTCAGTACGCGTAATCCCGTCGGTAACCAGGTATATAAACCTGAAGCAAGTTTGCGAATTAATCCCGCTCTAAGCATGAGTTTATGGCTAATGACTTCAGCGTCGGCTGGTGTCTCTTTTAAGGTTGAGAGAAGATATTGACTTGTACGCATAATCTATTCCAATGTTATATTTTTGAATTCAAAAAATAGTCATTAGTTTAGCAGGCAAAAGGCTAACTCAAAAGGGATTTTAATCAAGAATTTTCATCGGTATCACCGGGCTTGTTTATAATAGCTCACCGATAAAATTCATCGTGATCAATAAATTTTCATGATAAAACAAGCTATTTTACCGCTATTGAAAATAGCTGCATTCGTCCTCATTTACTAAAATAAGTGTTTCAACCAGAGATAAATAGTGACATGGAACAATCTGCTGAGCAAACCCGATTAGATAAATGGCTATGGGCGGCGCGTTTTTATAAAACCCGATCGCTAGCCAGACAAATGATCGAAGGCGGTAAAGTACATTATAATGGCCAACGCAGTAAACCCAGTAAAATAGTCGAGGTTGGCGCATTAATTAAATTACATCAGGGAAGTGATGAAAAAGAGCTGGTGGTACTGGGTCTGTTATCACAAAGAAGAGGTGCCGATGAAGCACAAAATCTCTACCAAGAGACACCTGAGAGTATGGCTAAACGAGAAAAAATTGCTGAATCTCGAAAACTCGGTGCACTGACGATGCCACATCCGGATCGTCGCCCTGATAAAAAAGAACGCAGACATTTAATTAAATTTAAATATGGTGAGTAATCGATTCGCCAGGAGAATATATGAATACCCAATTAGTCTCTCAACACGATAAATTAAGCCGTTTCTTATTTGAAGAGGTTTCAGTGCGGGGTGAGTTAGTGAGTTTGAATAAAACCTATCAAGCTATTTTAGACAATCATGACTACCCACAACCGATTAAAATGTTGCTGGGTGAATTATTAGTGGCAACCAGCTTATTAACCGCCACCCTGAAATTTGAAGGTGATATCACTATCCAGTTACAGGGTGATGGCCCCTTAAATCTAGCGGTTATCAATGGCAATAACCATCAGCAGATGCGCGGAGTCGCTCGCGTTAACGGAGAAATCGCTGAAAATAGCAGTCTGAAAGAGATGATCGGTAATGGCTATATAGTGATTACCATCTCGCCGAAACAGGGTGAACGTTATCAAGGTATTGTTGGCCTAGAGAGCGAGACGCTAACCGGTTGTATCGAAAATTATTTCATGCAATCAGAGCAGCTACCGACAAAATTATTTATTCATGTGGGAGAGCAGCAAGGCAGTATGATGGCAGCAGGTATGCTATTACAAGTTCTGCCAGCTGAAGATAGGCAAGAAGACGCTTTTGAGCATCTCATCACCTTAACTGAAACGGTTAAGTCTGAAGAACTGTTTACGCTATCGGCAGAAGAGGTGCTTTACCGACTCTATCATCAAGAACACGTCCGACTCTTTGATGATCAACCTGTCGAATTTAAATGTAGCTGTTCACGTGAACGCTGTGAAGCGTCATTAATGACACTGCCCGCGGCGGAAATTGATCAGATCTTAGCTGAAGATGGCAACATTGATATGCATTGTGACTACTGTAACAATCACTATATCTTTGATCAGATGGATATTGCAGAGCTGCGCCAGACAAGTCATTCAGAGACAGTACATTAATCACAATAGGATGGCGTTATTATCCATATCGCCATCCTGTTTGTTTTAACAAAAAACAGATTAAACAAAATAGCCTATCGCGACAATCACGATAACCGAAAAAATACCGGCGATAATATCATCAAGCATGATACCAACCCCGCCTTTAATTTTTTGGTCAAACCAACCAATCGGCCACGGCTTTAAAATATCAAAAAATCGGAAGATCACAAATACCGCTAAGACCCATAGCCAGGAAACGACGGGCATAAAAAATAGCGCAATCCACATACCGACAAATTCATCCCAAACCACACTACCCGGATCTGCTTTACCGATATGATCGGCGGTTTTTTGGCAAATCCAGCATCCAAAGATAGTGGCAACAATCACAATCAACCAATAATAAAGTGGTGCGATATCATGAAAAAGCCACCAAATAGGGATTGCGGCAATCGACCCCATAGTACCCGGCATCACCGGTGATAACCCGCTACCAAAACCCACTGCTAATAAGTGGACTGGATTGGTTAATTTAACTTTTTTATATTCTTGAGTTTTCATAACAATTTACAATAAAATTGAGACAGTGTTGATAGGAGTTGCTAATCAAATAGACTCGCAATAGTTTTGATTAGCATAATCGATCTAAGCAAGAAAAGCACGTAGAATAAATAGACTGCTTAAGCTCAAACGCTCATAATAAAACAGAGATATAACAACAAAAATAAACCACGCAGAGTCAACCAAATAGTAGCTATTTATGCTTACTATACAATTAGGCCTTAGGTAATTTTAGTATAACATCAGTTAGCACCCGCAACGGCTTCTTTGGCTAGCGCTGTGATACCAGCGAAATCTTTTTTCTTGATTAAATCAGTTGGCACAAACCAGGACCCCCCCACACAAAGGACATTGTTTAAGGCTAAGTAATCACGATAATTGTTAAGATTAATACCGCCAGTTGGGCAGAATTTGGCATCAGGAATCGGTCCAGCAAAAACTTTCAGTGCTGCAACACCACCATTGACTTCGGCCGGAAAAAATTTAAACGCGCTTAATCCCGCCTCTCTGGCTGTCATCAGTTCGCTGATAGTGGCTATACCGGGGATCACAGGGATAGATCCGGCAACAGCTGCGGTTAATATTGCCGGCGTCAATCCTGGGGTTATAATGAATTCAACCCCCGCCTCAGTCACCGCTTTAAGCTGATCGACCGACGTCACCGTTCCGGCGCCGACTACCGCATCAGGCACTTCAGCAATGATTTTTTTAATGGCTTCAAGGGCGCAGGCTGTGCGTAAAGTCACTTCCAAAACCCTGACGCCACCAGCAATTAATGCTTTGGCTAACGGCACTGCATCGTCAATATTTTCAATTACAATCACCGGAATGACTGGGCCAAGAGAGAGAATCTCTTCTGCTGATTTTTTCCAATTTTTCATACCATATCACCTTTATAATCAATAAAAATATTTTATCTCATTTACCTATGATACGTAGAGAAACCGATCCTCAGAACAATCCTTTGAATGATTAACGCACGCACCATCAACAACATGTTTCATTACATTTAAATCAACATACAGATAACTTTTTATTTCATCGGCTTATTTAAGCGATAAAAGGAGTACTTAAATTAAATTGGCTCTTTTTAACCCTTTCGCAATACCATCATTATTATTATCATCAGTAATAAATGTCGCCAATGCTTTAATCGGATCAACACTATTTTTCATCGCAATAGGATGATCGACCACTTTAAACATCTCAATATCGTTCAAACCATCACCAAAAGCATAAGTGGGTATGCCTTGGAAACCTTGAGTCTGGATTAATTGCGTAATACCATATCCTTTAGAGCCACCCTGATTAAACACATCCACGCAATAAGGTGTGTTACGAATAAAATTTAACTCAGGAAAAGCGGCTCGATAAATATCTTCACCCTGTTGGCAAAAAAGCAATAACATCTGAATCGCCGAGGTTTGATGAATATAATTATCAATAGCCGGTATTGGCTGTTTTAAATAATCATATAAATGCTGTGTAGATAAACTATGATCGGAAACCCGCATAACCGCTTCATTATAATAAGCTAAAGGAATATTCTGCTGAGCAGAAAATAGCTTTACGCGTTCAATCAAGGCGCTATCGATATCATTGGAGAAAATCTTTTCACCCTGATAGACGACATACTGACCATTCATTGCAATAATAGAATCTATGCCTGTTTGCTGCATAATTGATTCAACTTCGCACACAGTTCTGCCAGTCGATAGCATCGGGATAATGTTATTTTTATGTAATTGATTAATGGCATCAATCGAGCTTTTTAAAACTTCTACCTGGCTATTGAGTAAGGTTCCATCTAAATCAAAAAAAACAATTGCCTCAGGTTTTTGCATGTGATTACCTAAATTAGTATTATTATCAATGAGCTTATCTGAAAAATATCATTATAAACTCAGTACTTCTTTTACAAATGGAATCGTCAATTTTCTTTTTTCAGTGATCGTGGCAATATCTAATTTTTCTAAGGCCATACAGAGCGATCGCATGTCACGATTGAGGCGTTTTAACAGAAAAATGGCCACTTCATCTGACATTTCAAAGCCCCTTAATCGTGCTCTAAGCTGTAAAGCTAATAGTTTATCTTCATCACTTAATTCAATTACTTGATAAACTTGTCCCCAAGCTAATCGAGAAACGAGATCGGCCAGAGAAAATCCTATTTGCATCGGTGCAGAGTGACTGGTGATTAATAGACAAGTCTGCTGCTTTTCATATAATCGGTTAAAGAGATCAAAAATGGCTTCTTCCCATAATTGATTACCTTCAATGGCATCAATGTTATCTAAACAGACGAGATCATAGTACTCTAAACCATCTAATACTTCATGAGAAAAACTCTCATACTGTTCAAGTGGAATATAACAGACGGTTTTAGACTGATTAGCCAGCTCACTACAGGAAGCATGTAACAGATGGGTTTTTCCGGCAAAAGGGTTAGACCAAAAATAGATCAATTGAAAACCCTCGCCACTCAAAGCAATATTTAAAGCTTCTACCAATAATTGATTTTTACCAGTATAGAAACTAGCAAAGGTCTCATCATCAGGTAAAGAAACAGGCAGTGGAAGTTGCCGAGAATAATTCAGAATAGCCTCATTATTTTTGTCAGATAAATATTTATAACTCAGTATAAATTCTGTTTGTTAAAAATCAACAAGTATAGTTATTCTATCGATAGATTATTGAGACAAAAAAAGCGTTAATCCGCTCATTTTTAGCAGGATAGCGATGGTTATTTAATGAGTTTATAACGATTAAAGATGAAAAGAAGACGATGATATACTTTTTCATCGTCTTCATCTTCAGATGATAATCACTGTTTAAATGATTTTATGCCTGTGCTTTCGGTTGTGGTAGGATCAGATTTAAGATAATCGCCAGTATGCCGCATAAACTGATGCCTTCAAGAACATAAGAGCCAAAATTAAATACCATGCCGCCAATACCAAATACCAGTACTAATGACACAATACACATATTACGTGAAACCGATAAATCAACTTTATGTTTGATTAAAATATTAATACCCACAGAGGCGATTGAGCCAAATAGTAATACCATAATACCGCCCATAACCACTGATGGAATAGAGGCTAAAAAGGCCCCAACTTTACCGATAAATGACATTAAGATAGCCCACACTGCGGCCCAAGTCATCACGCGAGTTTTAAAGTTACGCGTTAAAGTTACCGCACCAATCACTTCCGCATAAGTAATACACGGTGGTCCACCTAAAAACCCTGCCGCTGAAGTGGCAAGACCATCACCCAGCAACGTTCTTTGTAAACCCGGGTTTTTAGTATAGTCCTTACCGGTTACAGAACTGATCGCCATAATATCACCAACATGTTCAATAGTTGGCGCAATAACAATCGGAATCATATAGAGTACAGCTTGCCACTTAAATTCAGGGAAAGTAAAATCAGGCACGGTAAACCAAGGTGCATTAATCACGGATTGAAAATCAACAATACCGAACAGGCAAGATAAAATATAACCCACGGCAATACCGGCAATAATAGGAATCAGTTTAAAAAACCCCTTCGCCCAAATCGCAAAGATTAAAGTTGTGACTAACGATGACATTGAAATAATCAATAATTTATAGTTCACGATGGGTAACTGAAGATCACTACCCATGGCCATTCCTACTGCAACAGGGGCTAATGATAAGCCAATAACCATAATGATTGGACCTGTTACTACTGGCGGTAAAATTCGTGCAATGACATGATTGCCATTGATTTTGACCAGTAAAGCAAACAACATAAACACAAAACCAGCAGCCACAATGCCACCTAATGTGGCGGGTATTCCCCATTGAGCAACACCATAAGAAATGGGTGCGATAAAGGCAAATGAAGAGGCTAAGAAAACGGGTACTTTACCTTTAGTGGTTAATTGAAAAATAAGTGTGCCTAAACCAGCGGTAAACAGAGCAACATTAGGATTAAGACCGGTTAATAAGGGGACTAATACTAAAGCGCCAAAGGCCACAAATAACATTTGTGCCCCTGTGAAAATATCTTGCCAGGCATGATGATTAGTTGGAACTGCAATATGACCATTAGAACTCATCGCTATACTCTCTTCTTTATTCTATTATTAATAATGTAAACATCAAGCATAAAAAAACCGGCTTATTTGCCGGTCTAAAAATTGAGATTATTTGGTACCGAAAATCTTATCCCCGGCATCGCCTAAACCGGGTATTATATACCCTTGCGCATTGAGCCGCTCATCTATTGAGGCAGTATATAACTCAACGTCTGGATGTGCTTTTTCTAAAGCAGCAATCCCTTCTGGCG
Protein-coding regions in this window:
- a CDS encoding aminotransferase, with translation MKIDVFGVERWMDIYENHCQYNLAETCVESLTITQLMALTNKTEQQLLADLMPLKLTYGAITGSVRLRTNVAKLYEKQDKDNVLITHGAIGANALIYETLVEPGDHVIAVLPTYQQHQSIPKSYGAKVDLLRLRPENQFLPDLNELKQLITPKTKLIALNNPNNPSGSLMDKAFLNQIIEIAKSIDAYILCDEVYRGLDEEGNGFTASIVDLYEKGISTGSMSKAYSLAGLRLGWIVSNIPSLIEAVITHRDYNTISVGMLDDYFAALALEAIDKLLERNHHITRSNRQILDEWVNNEPAISYVKPKSGTTALLKYAFDMPSWDFCVQLLEQTGVMLCPGSVLEMEGFVRIGYANNPQVLKQGLRKMSEFLRTLSEKQL
- a CDS encoding ATP-binding cassette domain-containing protein — encoded protein: MVLTATDIHKKFGDQEVLKGINMVAHSHDVVSIIGSSGSGKSTFLRCLNLLETPDQGRLKIYDQEVVFNGQKSVQHSKQLIDIRKQVSMVFQSFNLWNHMSILDNVIIAPMKVLGISKKEAIDRAELYLNKVGIYHKRDAYPAMLSGGQQQRCAIARALAMEPQILLFDEPTSALDPELVGEVLKIIQLLAEEGRTMVLVTHEIAFAREISSQVMFIHQGLVEERGTSEQVFGNPQSARCQQFLHSVL
- a CDS encoding transporter substrate-binding domain-containing protein, which codes for MKKLFYCYCAVLISTLSFNVLAVNKPLRIGTECTYQPFTYRDAQGNIQGFDVDIAKEVANRIGRTPEFICNPFASSIPALQARKFDVLFTALSVTDERLKTVNFSVPYRSSTARFVGPTSLKIALFDKEGQPNPTALKGKVVGLQRSSTYDRYVKENFPGVEVRRYDTVNNMILDLKAERVDLVIGGPVNLWSTLLENDKDKAYQFMGPEIDKPEYFGIGIAAAMRKNDTELLDQVNTALNSMYQDGTFKAINQKYWSFTVLPSVWQ
- a CDS encoding ABC transporter permease subunit (The N-terminal region of this protein, as described by TIGR01726, is a three transmembrane segment that identifies a subfamily of ABC transporter permease subunits, which specificities that include histidine, arginine, glutamine, glutamate, L-cystine (sic), the opines (in Agrobacterium) octopine and nopaline, etc.), with translation MSLFLGWESQLAKGVVMTLTAALISLFFGLFIGVGVASAKQSKSTLLKFIGNSYTTIIRGTPELLIIFFIYFGSTQLISLLASENDYIEIPTLVTCVFALSIIFGGYAAESIRGAMLALPKGQIEAAYAFGFSRLNCFLFIKLPLIWRYALPALGNNWLSLIKSTSLISLVGLEELMRVSYIAASDTGHYFRFYIIAAATYLILTLINVLILEHLERRTRRSEKVAL
- a CDS encoding ABC transporter permease; this encodes MDFQLILDSFPDLLKGLVVTLELLLCSLIIGLMIAIPVAIAWVEGNKPVRFFAHFYVTFFRGTPLLVQIFLIYYGLGQLESIRESFLWPLFKEPFFCAVLALSLNTSSYTANIIRGAIKAVPHGEIEAGYAFGMTKFQRYQTIILPQAFKLVLPAYSNEIIIILKATSLASTITIMDLTGVASDIVSNTYRPYEIFISAAILYIAMTFILTRLFRILEIKMNKQIIEW
- the hisN gene encoding histidinol-phosphatase; this encodes MSSLFLSNDQKNQLLAFANQLADHSRKIILDALANPINFETKTDLSPVTIIDQNVEYALRELIHAHYPEHGILGEEYASEKLDADYVWVIDPIDGTKAFITGMPIYGTLISLTYQGTPFLGIIDHPVTNERWVGFEGQQTTYNGKPIQVRQCLALAQAIVSIGNPESLSEGESAAFKQLRKETKWGIYGGNCYIYGRLAMGQADISVDSGLDPFDYCALDVVVRNAGGFMSDWEGQRLTIHSGHRVVACGDKAIHAQAVKILTNA